Genomic segment of Labilithrix sp.:
GCGCAGGTCGTGGTGCGTCGCCGCGACGAAGCGGACGTCGACGGGCGTGACCTTGACGCTCCCGACGCGCATCACCTCGCGCTTCTCCAGGACACGAAGGAGCTTCGCCTGCGCCGGCGCGGGCATCTCGGCGATCTCGTCGAGGAACACGGTGCCGCCGCTGGCCGCCTCGAGCAGCCCCGCCTTCGCGCTCACCGCGCCGGTGAAGGCGCCGCGCTCGTGCCCGAAGAGCTCCGTCTCGAGCAGCGCCTCGGGGAGCGCCGCGCAGTTGATCCCCAAGAACGGTCGGGCGGCGCGCGACGACGCGCGGTGCAGCGCCTCGGCGATGACCTCCTTGCCGGCGCCGGTCTCGCCGTGAACGAGCACGTTGACCTGGCTCTTCGCGACGAGCTCCACCATGCGATAGAGCTGGCGCATCACCTCGTCGGCGACGACGCGATCGCCCGCGGCGCCGCGCTCGAGCGCTTCGGGCGCTTCGGGCGCTTCGTCGTGGAGGGCGATCAGCGCGTCGCCGACCTGCGCGACGCCTCCCTCCGGCAACGCGAGGGCGACGCCCGGCTCGGCGCGCGCGCCGTTCACCACCGTGCCGTTCATGCTGCCGAGGTCCTCGATCGTGACGCCGCGCGCGTCGATCGTGATCTTCGCGTGGCGTCGCGAGATCGAGCGGTGCTCGACGCAGAGCTCGACGTCGGGGCCGCGGCCCACGACGAGCGCGCCGGCGGCGGGGGCTTGCCGGCGGAGCGAGCCGCCCGGCCACATCACGACGACGACGCGAGCGGTGCGTCGCCCGCGCGGCGCACGCGGCTCCGTCGGCGCGAAGAGCGGATCGTCCTCGCGCTCGGCCATGCGCCATGTTCGCACGCCGCCGCGCGCACGCGGAAGTCGCGCGTGGTGGCCCTTTCCAGGTACTCTCTCGAGGTGGTGCTGCACGCGGGGGCACGACAGACGCCCTCGGCGGGCGAGACCCTCGGACGAAAGTACCGCGTGCTCCGGCCGCTCGGCGGCGGAGGGATGGGGGTCGTGCTCGAGGCGGAGAACGTCGCGACGGGGGCGCGCGTCGCGATCAAGCTGCTGCGCGACACGCTCTCGACCGACGCCGAGAGCGTGAGCCGCTTCTTCCGCGAGGCGCGGGCCACCGCGCGCCTGAAGAGCCGGTTCGTCGTCACGATCTACGACGTCGACACGGACGAGAGCGGCGCGCCCTACATCGTGATGGAGTTCCTCGAGGGGCGCGATCTCGCGGCCGAGATCCGGTCTCGTCCCTCGATCGCGGTCGACGAGCTGACGGCGTGGCTGGTCCAGGCGGCGGCGGGCCTCGCGCGCGCGCACGCGGCGGGGATCGTGCACCGCGACCTCAAGCCGGCGAACCTCTTCCTCGTGTCGGAGCCGGCGAACCTCGTGAAGGTGGTCGACTTCGGCGTGAGCAAGATGGCCTCCGAGAGCGAGCTCACGCAGAGCGGCGACGTCCTCGGAACGTCGCACTACATGTCGCCCGAGCAGCTTCGCAACTCGAGGACGGTGGACGCGCGCGCAGACGTGTGGGCGCTCGGCGTGGTCGCGTACCGCGCGCTCGAGGGGCGGATGCCGTTCGAAGGCTCGTCGGCGGAGGTGATCGCGAAGATCCTCGGGCCCGACGCGTGCACGCCGATCCGTCGGCCCGACGTACCGCCCGCCGTGCGCGACGCGGTGATGCGCGCGCTGGAGAAGGATCCGGCGCGCCGCTTCCCCTCGGTGGAGGCGCTCGCGAGCGCCATCGCGCCGTTCGCGCGGAGGTCCGCGCCCGTCGTCGAGGCGCTCGAGTCGCTCCCGCCGCCGGCGCAGCTCGCGCAGCTCGCTCCGACGACGCGGCAGGTGCTCGGGTCGACGCTGAAGCTCCCGCCGCCCGCTCCGCCGATCTCGAGCCCGGGCTTCGCCGAGACCGAGATCGTGTCGGTCTCGCCGTACGTCGCGCCGCCGAAGACGCGATGGCCGCTCGTCGCGGCGGCGATCGGGGCGACGCTCGTGGTCGCCGGATCGCTCGCGGTCGGCGTCGTGCTCGTTCGCCGGACGCACGCGAGCGCGGCGTCGCCGTCGAGCTCGGCGGTCGAGGACGAGCGCGCGTCGCCGCCACCTTCCGCCGCCGCGCCGGAGCCGGAGCCGGCGCCGCCGCGCCTCGCCCCGATCGACTCCGCCGCTCCTCTTGCTTCTGCTTCGTCGAGCGACCGTTCGCCTCGGCCCAAGCCGCCGGCGCCCTCCTCTCCTTCTCGATCCGCCCATGCCCCTTCCCCCGCCCCTCTTGCTCCAACGACCAACCCCGATCGCCTCTGAGCGGACCTCGACGCGCCGTGCGCTGGCGGTCCTCGCGACGCTCGCGATCGTCTTCGGCGCGCCCGAAGCTCGCGCGCAGAAGGCGCCGCCGAAGAAGCCGGCCGCGCCCCCGAAGGTCGAGGAGCCGTCGCCGAACGACATCGCGCAGGAGCTGAAGCTGAAGGGCGACGCCGCGTTCGACGCGCGCGAGTTCGACGAGGCGGCGAAGGCCTACGAAGAGGCGTACGAGGCGTCGAAGGACCCCGCGCTCCTCTACAACCAGGGGCGCGCGTACCAGTCCATGACGCGCTTCCCGGAGGCGCTCGAGCGGATCGAGCGGTTCCAGGCCGAGGCGTCGCCGGCGCTGCGCGCGCGTGTCCCGCGGCTCGACGAGCTGCTCGCGCAGCTCCGGGCGAAGGTGGCGGTGCTCGACGTCCGCGCGTCGGTCCCGTCGGCGCGCGTCGTCGTCGACACGCGCGTCGTGGGCGACGTCGCGGGGACGGGGACGTTCCGCGTCAACGCGGGCCGCGCGCGCGTCGAGATCACGAGCGACGGGTACCTGCCCTTCACGAAGGACGTCGACCTCGCCGCCGGCGCGACCACCGTCGTCGAGGCGAAGCTCGTCTCGCGCAAGGAGGGCGGCATCCTCGTCGTGAAGAGCAACACGAGCGGCGCGGCGGTGGCGATCGACGGCAAGCCCTCCGGGCAGACGCCCGCCGAGCTCGTGCTGCTCGCCGGCCCCCACAGCGTGACGCTCTCGCGCGAGGGCTTCCGCTCGGTGACCGCGTCGAGCGTCGTCGACGCGGGGCAGACGAAGGAGCTCTACGTGCCGCTCGACAAGAGCGCGCCCATCTTCGAAAAATGGTGGTTCTGGACCGCGGCGGGCGCGGTGGTCGTCGTCGCCGGGATCGTCGTCGTCGCGCTCGTCACCGAGAAGGGGACGCCGAGCGGGAGCATCCCTCCGGGCCAGACGTCGGCGCCGCTCATCAGCTTCTGAGAGGTGATTCGATGGCGATGACTTCGAAGACGCTCGCGCTCATGGTCGCCTCGCTCGCGGCCGCGCTCGCGACCCACACCGCGTGCCGCGAGCCGACGTACGTGTCGCTCGTGATCTCGACCGACGTCGCGTGCAGCGACCTCCAGGGCACGTCGATCACGGTCGGGCGCCTGAACGAGATCGAGGAGCGCGCGCCGCTCACGACGGTGACGACGTGCGCCGCCGATGGGACGGTCGGATCGCTCGTCGTGACGCCGAGCGGCGACGCGAGCGAGGAGTTCGCGGTCCGCGTCGTGTCGGGCGTGAAGCGCAACGTCGACGAGTGCAAGGCGCCCGACTACGGCCAAGGCTGCATCGTCGCGCGGCGCGCGCTGCGCTTCGTCGAGCGCACGCCGCTCACCTTGCCGATCGCGATGCGCGCCGCGTGCGCCGGCGTCGCGTGCGGGCCGGAGCAGACGTGCGTGAAGGGCGCGTGCGTCGACGCGCGCGTCGACAGCGCGCGCTGCGAAGGCGCCGGCTGCGACGAGGACACGCTCGGCGGCGGCGGCGGCGCGGGCGGGCGCGACGGAGGCGGCGTCGTCCCGACGGCGCGCGGGTGCGGTGGCCTCGGCTTCGACTTCGCCGCGTCGAACGTCGACGTCGGGACGCTCACGTTCCCGGAGGGAGCGGACGACGGCGACGTCCTCGTCGATCAGTCCTGCCCGATCAACGGGGAGTCGGGCGACCTTTGCTTCGTGCGGGGTGAGTCCTACGCGTTTCAGCGTGTCACCACGCCGGCCGGTGACGTCGCCGTCTTCTCCATGTGCCGCTTCCGCGTGCAACCCGCCGCCACGCTCGAGGTGCGGGGCTCCTTGCCGATCGTGATCGTCGCGCTCGACGTCATCGACGTCCAGGGGACCTTCTCCGCCGTCGGCAGCGGCGCGGCCTCGATCGCAAAGAGCAAGGGCGGAGGACAAGGCGGCGGCGAGTACCTGTCCGGCGGGGGCGGCGGGGGCGGTGGCTTCTGCGGGCGGGGCGGCGCCGGCGGTCTGTTCGGCGGCACCGGCGCGCCGGGCGGGAGCCCGTACGGCACGCCGGAGCTCGTGCCGCTGCTCATCGGCTCCGCGGGCGCGGCGGAGTCGAACGGCTACTGCGCCGGCGGCGGCGCGATCCAGCTCACCGCGGGTCGAAGCGTCACCGTCGGCGCGGGCGGGAGGCTCAACGTCGGCGGCGACGGCGGGTATTACTACTCGGGCGGCGGGAGCGGCGGGGCGGTCTTGCTCGAGGCGCCCGCGGTCTCGATCGCAGGCATCGTCGCGGCGAACGGCGGCGGCGGCGGCGGCGGCGGGACCACCAACCACGACGGCGCCGCGGGCGGGCCGAGCGATCGACCGGCGCCCGGCGGCTCGGCCGGCACCGACAGCGCCGGCGGCGAGGGCTCGGGGGGCGCCGGCGTCGACGGCGCCGCGGGCCTTCATCGCACCGAGGGCACCGCGCGGGGCGGCGGCGGCGGCGGCGCGGGGCGCGTCCGCATCAACAGCCGCACGCCGGCGGAGGTCTCCGGCGTCGTCTCGCCGAGCCTCGACACGCCCTGCGCCACGCGCGGACCGCTCCGCTCGACGCCGTGAGCCGTCTCCGCGCTACGCGAGCTCGGCCGTCATCTCGAGCATCGTGTTGCGGAAGCCGCAGCGCGCGAAGAGCCGCTGCGCGCCTGCGTTCTGGACCGCGGTGAGGAGCACGACGCGCGGCGCGCCCTTCGCCTTCGCGCGCGCGAACGTCTCCTTCACGAGCGCCTCGCCGATGCCGCGACGGCGCGCGCGCTCGTCGACGAGGATGTCGTGCAGCCACGCGCACGCGTCGAGGAGGTCGTTGTAGCTCCGCGGCTCGAGGCGCGCATAGACGTAGCCGCAGACGCCCTCGGCGTCCTCCGCGACGAGGAGCATCGTCTCCTCGACGTCGAGCTGCGTCGCGAACCACCGCCGGTATCCCTCCTCCGGATCGACCGGCGTGAGGAACCGGAGGCGGTCCCACTCGTAGTGCATCCGCACGAGCCTCCCCGCGAGCGTCCCGACCGCCCCGAGATCGCGCTGCTCCATCGACCGCACCGTGAAGTCCGTCACCGCGCCGATGATACCCGCTCGCGCGCCGGTGATACGTTGGGTGCCACGATGACCAAGGTCCTCACGCAGTTCGCCGAGCACGCGAACACGATCGCGGTCACGTTTCGCGCGGCCTTCGTGAAGAGGAAGCTCGGAGACTGCACGATCGACATGACGGCGCCGGAGGGGAGCACCGACGGCGGCCGCCTCGGGATGCAGCACGTCACGCTCCGCACGCCGGAGGGTCTCTCGATCGTCCTCGGGATCATCCACGCCGGCGACAAGCGCGCGGAGCTGCGCTCCTTCGACGTCGTCTCGCGCCTCTTCGAGGATCGGTTCAAGAAGCCGCCGCCGTTCACGGAGGCCACGTACCAGCTCGAGGTCGTCGAGCGAGCGAAGCCGATCCTCGCCGCGTTCGGCCTCGACGTGAGCGTCATCGACGATCTCCCCGAGAGCCCTTCGACGCGACGGCTCGCTCCCGTCGAGTCGCTCGCCCCGCCCCCGAAACGCAGCTGGGGCTTCTTCGTCGTCGCGTTCCTCGCC
This window contains:
- a CDS encoding sigma 54-interacting transcriptional regulator, which encodes MWPGGSLRRQAPAAGALVVGRGPDVELCVEHRSISRRHAKITIDARGVTIEDLGSMNGTVVNGARAEPGVALALPEGGVAQVGDALIALHDEAPEAPEALERGAAGDRVVADEVMRQLYRMVELVAKSQVNVLVHGETGAGKEVIAEALHRASSRAARPFLGINCAALPEALLETELFGHERGAFTGAVSAKAGLLEAASGGTVFLDEIAEMPAPAQAKLLRVLEKREVMRVGSVKVTPVDVRFVAATHHDLRALVAEGRFREDLFFRLDGITLEVPPLRERPREIEALARAFLEAACKATGRAGVTMGDEALALLRAHAWPGNVRELRNVVERALLLCQGDAIGAEHIVTGALSAQPKKAAPSSRSLADEVADLERRRILEALEQAGGNQTEAAQLLGVPRRTLIARLEQYGVPRPRKR
- a CDS encoding serine/threonine protein kinase; this translates as MVLHAGARQTPSAGETLGRKYRVLRPLGGGGMGVVLEAENVATGARVAIKLLRDTLSTDAESVSRFFREARATARLKSRFVVTIYDVDTDESGAPYIVMEFLEGRDLAAEIRSRPSIAVDELTAWLVQAAAGLARAHAAGIVHRDLKPANLFLVSEPANLVKVVDFGVSKMASESELTQSGDVLGTSHYMSPEQLRNSRTVDARADVWALGVVAYRALEGRMPFEGSSAEVIAKILGPDACTPIRRPDVPPAVRDAVMRALEKDPARRFPSVEALASAIAPFARRSAPVVEALESLPPPAQLAQLAPTTRQVLGSTLKLPPPAPPISSPGFAETEIVSVSPYVAPPKTRWPLVAAAIGATLVVAGSLAVGVVLVRRTHASAASPSSSAVEDERASPPPSAAAPEPEPAPPRLAPIDSAAPLASASSSDRSPRPKPPAPSSPSRSAHAPSPAPLAPTTNPDRL
- a CDS encoding PEGA domain-containing protein → MPLPPPLLLQRPTPIASERTSTRRALAVLATLAIVFGAPEARAQKAPPKKPAAPPKVEEPSPNDIAQELKLKGDAAFDAREFDEAAKAYEEAYEASKDPALLYNQGRAYQSMTRFPEALERIERFQAEASPALRARVPRLDELLAQLRAKVAVLDVRASVPSARVVVDTRVVGDVAGTGTFRVNAGRARVEITSDGYLPFTKDVDLAAGATTVVEAKLVSRKEGGILVVKSNTSGAAVAIDGKPSGQTPAELVLLAGPHSVTLSREGFRSVTASSVVDAGQTKELYVPLDKSAPIFEKWWFWTAAGAVVVVAGIVVVALVTEKGTPSGSIPPGQTSAPLISF
- a CDS encoding GNAT family N-acetyltransferase, whose translation is MTDFTVRSMEQRDLGAVGTLAGRLVRMHYEWDRLRFLTPVDPEEGYRRWFATQLDVEETMLLVAEDAEGVCGYVYARLEPRSYNDLLDACAWLHDILVDERARRRGIGEALVKETFARAKAKGAPRVVLLTAVQNAGAQRLFARCGFRNTMLEMTAELA